A single region of the Halorussus gelatinilyticus genome encodes:
- the hisI gene encoding phosphoribosyl-AMP cyclohydrolase, translating into MSDAHTAETDGDAERDPEGGREDALDAAVELDFGETGRIPAIAQDADTGDVLMLAYVTPEAVEQTRETGLAHYYSRSREELWQKGATSGHVQRVREVRADCDGDALLYLVEQEGGACHTGYESCFYRTLDGEVVGEKAFDPDDVYE; encoded by the coding sequence ATGAGCGACGCCCACACCGCCGAGACCGACGGCGACGCCGAGCGCGACCCCGAGGGCGGGCGCGAGGACGCCCTCGACGCGGCCGTCGAACTCGACTTCGGCGAGACCGGTCGCATCCCCGCAATCGCACAGGACGCCGACACCGGCGACGTGCTGATGCTGGCCTACGTCACCCCCGAGGCCGTCGAGCAGACGCGCGAGACCGGTCTCGCGCACTACTACTCGCGGAGCCGCGAGGAGTTGTGGCAGAAGGGCGCGACCAGCGGGCACGTCCAGCGCGTCCGGGAGGTCCGCGCGGACTGCGACGGCGACGCCCTGCTCTACCTCGTGGAACAGGAGGGCGGCGCGTGCCACACCGGCTACGAATCGTGTTTCTACCGCACCCTCGACGGCGAGGTCGTCGGCGAGAAAGCCTTCGACCCCGACGACGTGTATGAGTAG